The Syntrophorhabdaceae bacterium region CCCTTACGGTTACCGGTGCAATTGCGGCAACTACGGCTGCTTTGAGGCCTACTGCGGAGGTTCCTACATTGTTGATAGGGTCAGGGACGGCATACGTGAGGGTTACAAGGGCAGGATCCGGGATATCGTCGGGGGCGATTTAAGCAGCCTCCATACCGGACATATCGAAGAAGCATATATGCTGGGTGATGATTTGTGTGGTAGAATATGGCGCGAGGTTATTGAATATCTCGGGGCAGGCGTTGCAAGCTTGGTGAATCTGCTGAATCCAGAGGTGGTCTTGTTTGGCGGCGGCGTTGTATACGGCACGAAATATCTCGTGGATGAAGCAAGAAAGGTTATGGAGAAGAGGGCGATGGAGGCATCGCTGAGAGGACTCCTCATAGAGAAGGGGAAACTCGGAGAAGATGCAGCGATAATCGGCGCAGCGTTCATCGAATGATAAGACAGACCGTAAATGTGTAAATCTGTTTGCAGGAGGTGAGATACATGGCAGAGGTAAAAGAGGCAGGACACCGTGTGACAGGCACAATAAAGGCCGTGAAAGGCACATGCAGCGCAGGACATAAGGTAGGCGACGTGATAGACCTGAGCGGGCGCAATACCGGAGGCATGTGCGGTTATTTATATCATAGTCTTTTCCCGTATTTGGTTATGCTCCAGTTCGGAGGAGGATTTCCCGTTGAGTGGGGCAACCCTGATGTCGTCGAGATTGACTGTATGGACAAGATGAACGTCGTGACTATTGAACTGAGACGGATAGCTGAGCAAAAATAAGAAGGGGGTCATCGATGAATGCAGCCATATTCCGGGAATATGATATTCGGGGGAGTGTAGAGAAAGACCTCACCGATGATGTGGCCTTAGATATAGGAAGGGGTTTCGCGACGGTCATGAACGAAGGGGGGAAGCAAAAGGCTTCAGTGTGCCGGGACTGCCGCCTAAGCTCAGAGCATTACAGGGACCTCATCGTTCAGGGGATGGTCGAAGGCGGCCTCGATGTGATTGATCTCGGTGTGCTCCCTACCGGACTTTTTTACTATTCTCTCTTCAACCTCGATGTCGAAGGCGGCATTATGATCACGGGCAGCCACAACGCTGCGGACCAGAATGGTTT contains the following coding sequences:
- a CDS encoding TIGR04076 family protein, whose product is MAEVKEAGHRVTGTIKAVKGTCSAGHKVGDVIDLSGRNTGGMCGYLYHSLFPYLVMLQFGGGFPVEWGNPDVVEIDCMDKMNVVTIELRRIAEQK
- a CDS encoding phosphomannomutase/phosphoglucomutase, which encodes MNAAIFREYDIRGSVEKDLTDDVALDIGRGFATVMNEGGKQKASVCRDCRLSSEHYRDLIVQGMVEGGLDVIDLGVLPTGLFYYSLFNLDVEGGIMITGSHNAADQNGFKVAVGKATLYGQQIQYVRKIIEEKRFVKGKGSYREYK
- a CDS encoding ROK family protein, which produces GIKKDIIALIKAVVKEGGISERAIEKIGIACAGQIEKGTQKILFSPNLRWRNVSLKQDVERHFGIRTFLENDVNAATYGEWRFGLKETKKDIIGIFIGTGIGGGIITNGMLLHGFSNVGGEVGHIILNPYGYRCNCGNYGCFEAYCGGSYIVDRVRDGIREGYKGRIRDIVGGDLSSLHTGHIEEAYMLGDDLCGRIWREVIEYLGAGVASLVNLLNPEVVLFGGGVVYGTKYLVDEARKVMEKRAMEASLRGLLIEKGKLGEDAAIIGAAFIE